A region of the Phaeodactylum tricornutum CCAP 1055/1 chromosome 1, whole genome shotgun sequence genome:
GGTTGGTCTTTCATCAAGACGTACAACCGAAGCAAGGACGGTCGTGCTGCCATTTTGAAATTAAAGGAACAGGCGGAAGGAACATTAAACGAGTCCGTTCGCCGTGATGATGCCATCAAGATCCTGTCAACTACGACATACAATGGTCCGAGTTGTAACTGGAATATTGATATGCTGTTGCAGAAATTTCAGTATGCCATCTCGGAATTGGTCGAAATTGACGGAGTCGCGTTGCCGGATGGGCAGCTTGTGACTTATTTGGTCCAGGCATTGAAGGACCCAAGTCTGAGTTATGTTCGTGACACAATTCGCACCAATGCCACTTATCGGAACAGTTTTCCGgaagcgcagctttttgtgaagacttttgtgtcttcgtccacgagcaAATCCGAAAACACGCCTCGACAGGTCAATGATGTGCAAACATCAGGTAGTGGGGCCTCCGGTGGGAGTAAGAAAGGAGGTACCGGGAAAGGAGCCAGCAAGCAGACTCCCTTCAAGGGTGCAGTCACGGCTCGCAGTTATACTCCGGGAGAATGGAAAAGATTGTCCAAGGACCAACAGGAAAAAGTGCGATCGCTGCGTAATAAAAAGAAGCAAGGAGGGAAACCCGAGGAATCAGAGAGGAGTGTTGACAGTGTAGCACGGGATGAGCCTGTGGACACTAAGGAAGTCCATACCAGCAGTGATATGGAACCGACTTCAGATGCGGCTGGCCTGCAATTTGGCCGTGGTGCGTATAAGAAATCGGTCGGATTCACTGCGGACACCGCTTCTCCTTCAGAAAACGgaacgaagaagcagaaaacgCATCACGATGCGTGAAACGCGGCACCCAATGCCAGTGTTTCGGGGACTAAGCAATGCATTTTACCAGATCGAGTGATATTGAGCCTCACCTCTACACGCAGCATTTGTGATCTCAACGCATGCACTCATCTTGGTGAGGGCCGCTGCGAGTTGGATTCACATGCAGACACATGCGTGGCTGGGGCAAACACTGTCTTGATTGGTGAATCGCAGAAGTCCGTAACTGTGCGACCTTTCTCCGGTGAATATTCTGCACTGAAGAATATCCCCATTGGAACGGTTGCCACAGCTTACACAGTACCAGAAGACGGGAGAGTGGTGCTTCTTATTATTAATCAGGCCCTATTCTTTGGGGACAGATTGAAAAACACCCTATTGACCCCCAACCAGATGCGAGACTTTGGCATTGAAGTTGACGATGCCCCTCGGCAGTACGTCGCCAACTCCAAGCACTCTTTGTATGTTCCTGACTCCCAACTTCGGATTCCGCTGCAGCTGCGCGGTATATTCTCGTTTTTGGAGTCGCGGAAGCCCACGCAACAGGAACTTGACGAGTGTGAGCATATCATACTCACCTCTGATGTGCCGTGGGAGCCTTGCTCAACGGACTTTGCCCGTCGAGAAGAAGAGGCCGCTAAGAGAGACCGGAGCGTATCATTGGTAGACACAACGGGACTTTCCACTGGCCACGCAATCCTATCAGCACACCCATATGGTATACGAACTGTTGCGGCTTCGCAGCAAATACTTGAGACTTTTCGTTCCTTGACAGAGGTTGAATTGTGCGAGACCAATCTGGCGGACCGCCTTATTGCCTGTGTTAATGTTGCGTCGGATGATTACTGTGGAGACGGGTTGGACGGTAGAGCTGACTTGGATGTGTACCCGGACTCAGAAGACTTCACTCGTGTCGTCTCAGGTATGACATCAAGCGAAAGACGGTCAGCGTTGACAGCTGAGGTTTTGTCGAAgcgttggaatattggcCTGGATTCGGCCAAGCGGACTCTGCAAGTAACAACGCAGAAAGGTGTGAGAACGGTGATGCATCCCTTGACCCGACGGTATCGTACTCGCCAATCGCATTTACGATTTCCTACCATTCGGACCAAGGTTTACAccgacaccatgttttcgtCCGTGATTTCCATCCGTCAGTACAAGTGTGCCCAGGTTTTCATAACCAACACGGCCTATTCGCGTATTTACCCTCTGCAGACCAAGCAGCAAGCTCCTGATGCACTAATGAAGTGGATACATGATGTTGGGGTAATGAGTGACCTAGTTTATGATGGGTCTAAGGAGCAGGGAGGTGGCAAACATTGGAGAGAGATTGAGCAGCGTCACCATATACATCGCCATGTAACGGAGCCACACAGCCAGTGGCAGAATCGAGCTGAAGGAGAAATTCGTGAAATTAAGAAGGCTGTTCGGCACCGACTGCAGGTTTCTCGTGCACCACGGCGCCTatggtgtttttgttgtgaATGGGTGTCGGCTATCCGTCGATTAACTGCTCATGACATTCCTGCGCTAAACGGTCGAGTTGCCacggagcttttggaaggggaCACCCCCGATATTTCTGAGTACGCGCAATTTGACTGGTATGAGCCTGTCTGGTTCATCGACCCAACTTCTGCTTTCCctgaaatgaagaagaaattgggCCGATGGGTCGGAGTTGCATCAGATGTGGGACAGGCGATGActttttggattcttccaaagtcaTGCATCCCAATTGCACGTTCCTCTGTTGCTTGCGTCTTTCCAGACGTAGCCGCTACCGATGAATTTAAGGCTGACCTTGCTGAACTTGATCTAGCCATCGAAAATAGAATTGGAAACAGTAAAACTGCAGAAGAAAACCAGGTTATTGATGGTCAACTTGCAAATGTAATTTCGGGTCCGACTGATGATCTGTTTGAAGGGTATGCCGACGAGGACTTCCACCCTCTCGAAAAGGctgccgaaaaggccgaagccgacaaTTATACGCCCGAATCCCTGGACGAATATCTGACTGCTGAAGTCTTACTACCAACTGGTGGTGAATTGTTGCGTGGTGTTGTAAAGGCTCGGAAACATGATGCTGATGGCAATCCTGTGGGGACCCGTCACAGCAATCCGATCCTCGACACACGTGAGTATGAGGTAGAGCTTCCTGACGGTTCAATCAACGTGTATGCGGCCAACATAATTGCAGAGAATATGTACGCGCAAATTGACCATGAAGGTCGTGAGTTTCTCTTGATGAAAGAGATCACAGACCATAAAGTTGATGGTAACGCGGTTCGCAAGGATGATGGCTTTACCACTGGTAAGAATGGCGAACGGAAACCTCGCATGACAACAAAAGGATGGGAACTTCTTGTAtcatggaaagacggatcgacGACTTGGCTTCCGTTGAAGgatctgaaagaatcgaaccCAATTGAAGTAGCCGAGTATGCAGTTGCGAACAAAATTGTTGAAGAGCCTGcatttgcttggtgggtacggCATGCACTTCGTGTTAGAGACAGGGCAATTAAAAAGGTCAAGTCGAAATACTGGAAGCGGTCGCACAAGTACGGCATTGAGTTACCTCATTCTGTCGGAGAAGCACTTCGTATCGATAAGGAAACGGGGACCACATTTTGGCGCGATGGAattgcgaaagaaatgaaaaatgtgaTGCCTGCGTTTGAATTTCGCGACGATGACCGGATGCCGGTCGGCTACAAGGAAATCAaatgtcacatgattttcgataTCAAGGCCTTTTCACTACAAAGGAAAGCACGCCTAGTAGCAGGAGGGCACACGACGGATCCACCTAAAGATACGACATTCGCAAGTGTTGTTTCTAGGGACAGTGTGCGAATCGCGTTCCTATTGGCGGCGTTTAATGACTTGGACATTCTTGCGGCTGACGTACAGAACGCATATTTGAacgccaaaacaaaagagaaagtcTGGACGCGCGCTGGAAAGGAGTTTGGATCAAACGCCGGACGACCGGTGTTGATCGTTCGCGCATTATATGGATTAAAGTCGAGTGGAGCTAGATGGAGAGACCATATGGCTGCAACCCTACGTGAGGCGGATTATGTCAGCAGTAAGGCTGATCctgatgtttggatgcgTCCCGCGACCAAACCAGATGGTTTCAAGTACTGGGAGTACGTTCTCGTGTATTCTGACGATATTCTCGCCATTAGCCATGACCCGAAAAGTACGATGGACTACCTAGAGTCCAAGTACACTCTCAAGAACGGTACCGTTGCGGAGCCAACAACTTATCTTGGAGCTGAGATCAAGAAGTGGCGCATTGAGGGTTCCGACAATCCAGCGAAGATTCGCTGGGCGATGTCTTCGGAGACCTACATCAAGTCGGCTATTGCTGATGTTGAAACGGAATTGGCGAAAGTTGATAAATGCCTTCCTACGAGGGTATCGACGCCTCTCAGTGCTGGCTATAGGCCAGAACTAGACCAGAGTCCGGAATTGGACGCAAGGAGGGTCACGTATTATCAGGGTCTAGTGGGGGTCCTAAGGTGGATGTGTGAATTGGGCCGGATCGATATTCTGGTGGATGTTGCAATGATGTCTCGTTTTTTGGTGCTACCACGCGAAGGGCAGTTGCAGCAGCTGTTTCATATTTTCGCATATCTGAAGGCTCACAAAAGGTCGACTTTGGTTTTTGACGATTCAGTTCCTATGTTTGATGCTGAACGGTTTGTTCAGAAGGATTGGTCGGAATTTTACCCGGGTGCAGCGGAGCCGATTCCGCCTAACGTACCGGAACAACGAGGTAGATCGGTGTCAATGACGTGTTTTGTTGATGCGGATCATGCCGGGTGTTGGTTGACTCGCCGGTCGCATACAGGAGTATTGATTTACGTAAACCGTGCGCCGATTTTGTGGTACTCGAAGCGGCAGAACACGGTGGAATCAGCAACGTACTTGtcagagttttgtgcgaTGCGGACGGCAATTGACATGATTGAAGGATTGCGGTATAAGTTGAGGATGCTTGGAGTTGGACTGGACGGACCAACCCATGTGTTATGTGACAACCAGTCAGTTGTTATCAGTTCGACTGCGCCGGAGACAGCATTGAAGCGGAAGCACAATGCGATAAATTATCACAGAACGCGCGAGGCGCAGGCAGCAGGAATTGTCTCAATTGCTAAGGAACCGACAGAAACAAATCTGAGTGATTTTCTGACAAAGAGTGTTCCTGGTCCGCGATTGAGAATGCTGAGTGGTACGGTTCTTTGGTAAAAGACCAAAGGCCAACAACGGGTGTACTAAGGTATTCCAAACCCCTGTGGAAGTTTCCAAAATGGATTCTGAAGCCAGCCTCTGGAAGAGTGTGCTTTATCGGGCTAGACGCGCAAGAGCTTTTGCTGTGTGCGGAGGTATTGCGGTTCTAGCTCGAGGGGActgatttgatagagccatacTGACCCGGATATGGGGAAGTAAGGTtgaggacaaatgaccttagaggacatctcaggatgagatgctagggtcatcactttagtctagtcttgtgcacatcggatgatgtgctcactttattttattctaaagcactttgcaagctgtactactagtcctcttgtgtgctttgttagacttcgccatggccatgcattagatggtttccgccgcagcggaatcattggtcaagcgacaggacaacgatgaatggaatcatagtccgaATATCGTAGTGCCGATGAACAGAgcaccacgtggatattAAAAGACAGTAGGAGAGATCTTGGTGGGAATACTTACATGTTGGATAAAGATCCCGGTGGGATTACTTACATGTTGGATAAAGATCCCGGTGGGATATGTTACACCATGGATAGAGATCCCAGTAGGATTACTTTGAAAAtttttttggataaattatATAAAGCTATGTATACATATATTACAATGGGATGCCCTTGGGCTCAAATCAGCAATTGCATCAGATATACGGCCAACAATTAAAGAGACTGAGTGCTTTTGTAGGTGAGAATGCAGGAGGTAACTGCGTCCGTAAACGTAGCAAGCCCACATACCAATGCAAAtgtactaacagtaaaatcTGCACCAAGTCTTATTCTAGAAGCTCCCAATCACGCGCAATTGCATGTAAAAGACCAGGATTCCGTGGAGGGCCGCCAAGAAATGTCATGACTTCGTGAGAGTGTATCTCATCATGAATAATAATTGTCGAGTTTCCATAGCAGCGTCTGGCCAACCATTCAACTGCTGCACAAGGAGCAATCGTATCCTTGCGACACGCATGAATGACAATTGGAAAGCTTGGTACCGTTCCTTGCTGATTAGGACTTTTCGTAGTTTCCTCCCCATCCTCAACCACTAGTCCACAACCACTCTCAACAGCAAAGTCATCACACACTTGTTGCCACATGCTATTTGCTCCAAGTTGGGCTTCTGTTACCTTCGCATTTGCCGTAACTTTCCCCACAACAGGCAATGTATCAACAATGTCTTTGAAGTCAGAATCATTCCATCCAAAAAGagcttgttcttcttcactCACAAGCTTCTTCAAAGCAGATTCTGACAAGAACATTGACAGAAAGAGAGGCTCTCCAAATGCTATTGTTTTGGTTGCACACGTCAAAACCAGTGACGGAACCCAATTGCCAAGACGGGCAATTTTCCACGAATGCTTGCAAGATGTACTGACAAATGGTGCAACAAGCGT
Encoded here:
- a CDS encoding predicted protein: MDEEEKILEVAKKLMPSKPTTLKDMSKWRSFFENWNLYMSQCRGAAAIPLSYVYRTNEQPETALVGTYVNMDAYLVAQTVLSGSNFEIDNQWVFDEFKEAITTTGPGWSFIKTYNRSKDGRAAILKLKEQAEGTLNESVRRDDAIKILSTTTYNGPSCNWNIDMLLQKFQYAISELVEIDGVALPDGQLVTYLVQALKDPSLSYVRDTIRTNATYRNSFPEAQLFVKTFVSSSTSKSENTPRQVNDVQTSGSGASGGSKKGGTGKGASKQTPFKGAVTARSYTPGEWKRLSKDQQEKVRSLRNKKKQGGKPEESERSVDSVARDEPVDTKEVHTSSDMEPTSDAAGLQFGRDRVILSLTSTRSICDLNACTHLGEGRCELDSHADTCVAGANTVLIGESQKSVTVRPFSGEYSALKNIPIGTVATAYTVPEDGRVVLLIINQALFFGDRLKNTLLTPNQMRDFGIEVDDAPRQYVANSKHSLYVPDSQLRIPLQLRGIFSFLESRKPTQQELDECEHIILTSDVPWEPCSTDFARREEEAAKRDRSVSLVDTTGLSTGHAILSAHPYGIRTVAASQQILETFRSLTEVELCETNLADRLIACVNVASDDYCGDGLDGRADLDVYPDSEDFTRVVSVYDGSKEQGGGKHWREIEQRHHIHRHVTEPHSQWQNRAEGEIREIKKAVRHRLQVSRAPRRLWCFCCEWVSAIRRLTAHDIPALNGRVATELLEGDTPDISEYAQFDWYEPVWFIDPTSAFPEMKKKLGRWVGVASDVGQAMTFWILPNHRK
- a CDS encoding predicted protein codes for the protein MLGACSSRPAAESVPAMISPSNRVLVSKDGRKIGYAISPAKISEDTTKAIVWFYPLSGCSQIVDKASPSLSKYQASVISVDRPSVGDTDALAVENNPIERIQGHADDVVAVLHQEGIRSVIKGLTLVAPFVSTSCKHSWKIARLGNWVPSLVLTCATKTIAFGEPLFLSMFLSESALKKLVSEEEQALFGWNDSDFKDIVDTLPVVGKVTANAKVTEAQLGANSMWQQVCDDFAVESGCGLVVEDGEETTKSPNQQGTVPSFPIVIHACRKDTIAPCAAVEWLARRCYGNSTIIIHDEIHSHEVMTFLGGPPRNPGLLHAIARDWELLE